The Arachis hypogaea cultivar Tifrunner chromosome 16, arahy.Tifrunner.gnm2.J5K5, whole genome shotgun sequence genome contains a region encoding:
- the LOC112757165 gene encoding uncharacterized protein, which yields MDLTKAGEARKLQLEELECLKNESYENARIYKENTKAFHDHHIQKKDFKEGDEVFLYNSRLRFMPDKLRSRWEGPFKVKEMKPYGVVELFDPKGEVTFKVNGHRVKKYHGCKPPRELEVYILEDAPSRDEA from the coding sequence atggatttgaCCAAAgcgggtgaagctaggaagttaCAATTAGAAGAACTTGAGTGTTTGAAGAACGAATCATATGAAAATGCCCGAATTTACAAGGAGAATACTAAggcattccatgaccatcacattcAGAAGAAGGACTTTAAAGAAGGAGATGAAGtcttcctctacaactcaaggctccgatTTATGCCTGACAAGCTCCGTTCTAGGTGGGAAGGACCTTTTAAGGTGAAAGAAATGAAGCCCTacggagtggtggaattgtttgatcccaaaGGTGAAGtgactttcaaggtgaatgggcaTAGAGTGAAGAAATATCATGGTTGCAAACCTCCAAGGGAGCTAGAGGTGtacatattggaggatgcaccaagtAGAGATGAAGCTTGA